A genomic window from Campylobacter magnus includes:
- a CDS encoding menaquinone biosynthesis decarboxylase has translation MKDYIKILQENNLLKVIDTPCSTELEIAHLSYLEVKKTDSKALLFTNPVDKNGKKYEMPVLTNLFGSQRALELIMGAKPDEIAARIEKLLKPKKPESFSQKLELLSELIKLKSVLPKRLKSRGECQQVVKSKINLYELPILRTWEGDAAPFITMGQVYTKSLDGKAHNVGMYRLQVHSPDELGMHWQIHKDGAHFFHQYAKAGKPMPVSVAIGGDPLYIWCAQAPLPKDVFELLLYGFIREKNARLVKSITNDIYIPNDADVVIEGFVDTTQALIEGPFGDHTGFYTPAEPFAVMKVSKITQKKNPIFYATVVGKPPLEDKYFGGATERIFLPLLKTSVPDLIDYKMPENGVFHNLILAKFAAAYPAHAQQIAHAFWGVGQMSFVKHAIFVGSDAPALDDYSAFCEYVLSRISPASLLITSGVCDQLDHASPNACFGGKLGVDASVDTSTPAPTLLSDDELLIKFQKISSEILALRQIFTHTKNPITMIKTLKTAPLKELFKRLLAFKEHFKILIFLDSDARLENHYMNVWRITNNIDAQRDIFINGEQIGIDATAKNALDGYERQWPQMTNCTRSVIDELIKKGLLDSNSEFFEKFEIFG, from the coding sequence ATGAAAGACTACATAAAAATCCTACAAGAAAACAACCTACTAAAAGTGATTGATACGCCCTGCTCTACTGAGCTTGAAATAGCGCATCTTAGCTATTTGGAGGTAAAAAAAACAGATTCAAAGGCTCTGCTTTTTACAAATCCTGTTGATAAAAATGGCAAAAAGTATGAAATGCCTGTGCTTACAAATCTTTTTGGTTCACAGCGTGCTTTGGAGCTGATAATGGGCGCAAAGCCAGATGAAATCGCTGCTCGCATAGAAAAGCTGCTAAAACCAAAAAAGCCTGAGAGTTTCAGCCAAAAACTAGAATTGCTTAGCGAGTTAATAAAGCTAAAATCTGTACTGCCAAAGCGACTAAAAAGCCGTGGCGAGTGCCAGCAGGTGGTAAAAAGTAAGATAAATCTCTACGAGCTGCCGATATTGCGCACTTGGGAGGGTGATGCAGCGCCCTTTATTACTATGGGGCAAGTATATACAAAAAGCCTAGATGGTAAGGCACACAATGTGGGCATGTACCGCTTGCAAGTTCACAGCCCTGATGAGCTTGGTATGCACTGGCAGATTCACAAAGACGGTGCGCATTTTTTTCACCAATACGCAAAGGCTGGCAAGCCGATGCCAGTTTCAGTAGCCATAGGCGGCGATCCATTATATATCTGGTGTGCTCAAGCGCCGCTTCCAAAAGATGTCTTTGAGCTGCTTTTATACGGCTTTATCCGTGAAAAAAATGCTAGACTTGTGAAGTCTATCACAAACGATATTTATATCCCAAATGACGCTGATGTCGTAATAGAGGGCTTTGTAGATACTACGCAAGCCCTTATTGAAGGGCCTTTTGGCGATCATACTGGCTTTTACACGCCTGCTGAGCCCTTTGCTGTGATGAAAGTAAGCAAAATCACGCAGAAGAAAAATCCTATTTTTTACGCCACAGTCGTGGGTAAGCCACCACTAGAAGATAAATACTTTGGTGGTGCTACTGAGCGAATTTTTTTGCCACTTTTAAAGACTAGTGTGCCAGATCTAATTGATTATAAAATGCCTGAAAATGGCGTGTTTCACAATCTAATCTTGGCAAAATTTGCCGCTGCTTACCCAGCACACGCCCAGCAAATCGCTCATGCTTTTTGGGGTGTCGGGCAAATGAGCTTTGTAAAGCACGCTATTTTTGTAGGTAGCGACGCACCTGCGCTTGATGATTATAGCGCATTTTGCGAGTATGTTCTCTCGCGCATTTCGCCTGCTTCACTACTAATAACTAGCGGTGTTTGCGACCAGCTAGACCACGCTAGTCCTAATGCCTGTTTTGGCGGTAAGCTTGGCGTGGATGCAAGCGTGGATACAAGCACGCCTGCGCCGACTTTGCTTAGCGATGATGAGCTTCTCATAAAATTCCAAAAAATCAGCTCAGAGATTTTGGCTTTGCGCCAGATTTTTACACACACAAAAAACCCTATAACTATGATAAAAACGCTAAAAACTGCGCCTTTAAAAGAGCTTTTTAAAAGGCTTTTGGCGTTTAAAGAGCATTTTAAAATTCTCATTTTTTTAGATAGCGATGCTAGACTAGAAAATCATTATATGAATGTTTGGCGTATAACAAATAATATTGACGCCCAGCGTGATATTTTTATAAACGGCGAGCAAATCGGCATTGATGCTACAGCTAAAAATGCCCTTGATGGTTATGAGAGGCAGTGGCCGCAAATGACTAATTGCACGCGCTCAGTCATTGATGAGCTTATTAAAAAAGGGCTTTTAGATAGCAATAGTGAGTTTTTTGAAAAATTTGAGATTTTTGGCTAG
- the zupT gene encoding zinc transporter ZupT, producing MNFAFNDILFAFLLAIFAGASTCAGAAIAFFSKQDSTKMLSAGLGFSAGVMVYLSFVELLPASIKEFSKLSQNGEIIALFIFFASMLACIFIDKVVPDDVNPHEIEAPEAYCELRFCYLKDRELHIAKQKAALAQNNAPASNKALRRTGIFTAFAIALHNFPEGFATFASGLESIKLGVVVAIAVAIHNIPEGVAVSLPIYHATGQKRKAFIFAALSGLAEPLGALVGALLILPLFGASAVAVSFALVAGVMIFISFDELFPVAKAYASGHECLYGLIAGMAVMAFSLKFLSLI from the coding sequence ATGAATTTTGCTTTTAATGATATTTTATTTGCCTTTTTGCTAGCGATTTTTGCAGGGGCTAGCACTTGCGCTGGGGCTGCGATTGCCTTTTTTAGCAAGCAAGATAGCACAAAAATGCTCTCAGCCGGACTTGGATTTTCGGCTGGTGTGATGGTATATCTTAGCTTTGTAGAGCTTTTGCCAGCATCTATAAAAGAGTTTAGCAAACTAAGCCAAAACGGCGAAATAATTGCGCTTTTTATCTTTTTTGCCTCAATGCTCGCCTGTATTTTTATAGATAAAGTCGTGCCTGATGATGTAAATCCGCACGAAATAGAAGCACCTGAGGCGTATTGCGAGCTTAGATTTTGCTATTTAAAGGATAGAGAACTTCACATCGCAAAGCAAAAAGCAGCTCTTGCCCAAAATAATGCGCCAGCTAGTAATAAAGCACTGCGCCGCACCGGCATTTTCACAGCTTTTGCGATTGCGCTGCACAATTTCCCTGAGGGCTTTGCGACCTTTGCTAGTGGCTTAGAGAGCATAAAGCTTGGTGTGGTCGTAGCCATAGCAGTGGCAATTCACAATATCCCTGAGGGCGTAGCTGTGAGCCTGCCGATTTACCACGCAACCGGACAAAAGCGCAAGGCTTTTATTTTCGCAGCTCTCTCAGGTCTTGCTGAGCCACTTGGCGCACTTGTAGGGGCGCTGCTGATTTTGCCGCTTTTTGGGGCGTCTGCTGTGGCGGTGAGCTTTGCTCTCGTGGCTGGGGTGATGATTTTTATTAGCTTTGATGAGCTTTTTCCAGTAGCAAAGGCTTATGCTAGCGGACATGAGTGCCTTTATGGACTTATTGCTGGTATGGCTGTGATGGCATTTAGCTTGAAGTTTTTATCGCTGATTTAG
- the uvrB gene encoding excinuclease ABC subunit UvrB, with product MFELTSKFKPSGDQAAAIKGIVSAIKAGAKYTTLLGVTGSGKTFTMANVIKELGMPTLIMTHNKSLAAQLYSEFKGFFSKNHVEYFISYYDYYQPEAYIPRQDLFIEKDSAINDELERLRLSATANLLSFDDVIVIASVSANYGLGNPAEYQGMVLFLELSQHYCQKELLLKLVDMGYKRNDAYFDRGDFRVNGDVVDIYPAYFNDEVLRLEFFGDEIESMYHIDAITGKKTRDLSKFTLYATSQFIVGENRLKSAIKEIEKELDERLEFYQKENRLVEYQRLKQRVEFDLEMLKATGMTKGIENYARYLTGQKAGETPYSMFDYYEVKDRPYLVIVDESHVSLPQFRGMFAGDRSRKEVLVEYGFRLPSALDNRPLMFDEFINKKAHFLFVSATPNEYELELSSPHIYEQILRPTGLLDPEIEVIPSDNQVEVLYDRAKKVIEAGNRVLITTLTKKMAEELSKYYLELGLKVRYMHSDIDAIERNELIRGLRRGEYDILIGINLLREGLDLPEVALVAVMDADKEGFLRSTTSLIQTMGRAARNEHGKVLLFANKITKSMKEAMDVTLRRRKIQDEYNKAHGIIPKSVARSIEESLHDEANEPLYNKAKKLEKMPASERAKIIKELRAQMLEAAKNLEFEKAIALREEIKKLKDL from the coding sequence ATTTTTGAATTAACTAGTAAATTTAAGCCCTCAGGCGACCAAGCTGCTGCGATAAAAGGCATTGTAAGCGCAATAAAAGCTGGGGCAAAATACACCACGCTTTTAGGCGTAACTGGCTCTGGCAAGACCTTTACCATGGCAAATGTGATAAAAGAGCTTGGCATGCCAACACTCATAATGACGCACAACAAAAGCCTAGCAGCGCAATTATATAGCGAGTTTAAGGGCTTTTTTAGCAAAAATCATGTGGAGTATTTCATCAGCTACTACGACTATTATCAGCCAGAGGCTTATATCCCAAGGCAGGATCTTTTTATAGAAAAAGACAGCGCAATAAACGACGAATTAGAACGCCTGCGGCTCTCAGCCACAGCAAATTTACTTAGCTTTGATGATGTGATAGTAATCGCCTCAGTCTCAGCAAACTACGGCCTAGGCAATCCAGCTGAGTATCAAGGAATGGTGCTATTTTTAGAGCTTTCGCAGCACTACTGCCAAAAAGAACTACTCTTAAAGCTAGTAGATATGGGCTATAAGCGCAATGATGCGTATTTTGATAGGGGAGATTTTAGGGTAAATGGCGATGTGGTGGATATTTATCCAGCGTATTTTAATGATGAAGTGCTGCGCTTAGAGTTTTTTGGCGATGAGATAGAGAGTATGTATCACATAGATGCTATTACTGGCAAAAAAACTAGGGATTTGAGCAAATTTACTCTATATGCTACAAGCCAGTTTATCGTGGGTGAAAATCGCCTAAAATCAGCTATAAAAGAGATAGAAAAAGAACTTGATGAGCGTTTGGAATTCTATCAAAAAGAAAATCGCTTAGTAGAATACCAACGCTTAAAGCAAAGAGTGGAGTTTGATCTTGAAATGCTAAAAGCTACTGGCATGACAAAAGGAATCGAAAACTACGCACGCTATTTAACAGGGCAAAAGGCTGGAGAGACGCCATATTCGATGTTTGATTATTATGAAGTAAAAGACCGCCCTTATCTAGTAATTGTTGATGAAAGCCATGTGAGCTTGCCGCAGTTTAGGGGTATGTTTGCTGGCGATAGAAGCCGCAAAGAAGTGCTGGTTGAATACGGCTTTCGCTTGCCAAGTGCCTTGGATAACCGCCCTTTGATGTTTGATGAGTTTATAAACAAAAAGGCGCATTTTCTCTTTGTCTCAGCTACGCCAAATGAATATGAGCTAGAACTTTCTAGCCCACACATCTACGAGCAGATTTTGCGTCCTACTGGACTTTTAGATCCAGAGATTGAAGTAATACCAAGTGATAATCAAGTTGAAGTGCTATATGATAGAGCAAAAAAGGTAATAGAAGCAGGTAATCGCGTGCTAATTACCACACTAACTAAAAAAATGGCAGAAGAGCTAAGCAAGTATTATTTAGAGCTTGGTCTTAAAGTGCGGTATATGCACTCAGACATTGACGCAATTGAGAGAAACGAGCTAATAAGAGGGCTGCGGCGTGGCGAGTATGATATACTAATAGGAATAAATCTTTTGCGCGAAGGGCTTGATCTGCCAGAGGTCGCACTCGTAGCTGTCATGGACGCTGATAAAGAGGGCTTTTTGCGCTCAACTACTTCGCTAATCCAAACCATGGGCAGGGCTGCTAGAAACGAGCATGGAAAGGTGCTGCTTTTTGCCAATAAAATCACAAAAAGCATGAAAGAAGCTATGGATGTAACTCTGCGCCGCCGCAAGATTCAAGATGAGTATAACAAAGCGCATGGAATCATCCCAAAAAGCGTGGCTAGAAGTATAGAAGAAAGCCTACACGACGAGGCAAACGAGCCACTATATAATAAGGCTAAAAAACTTGAAAAAATGCCAGCTAGCGAGCGAGCAAAAATCATAAAAGAACTGCGTGCGCAGATGTTAGAGGCGGCAAAAAACTTAGAGTTTGAAAAGGCAATTGCTCTTAGAGAAGAGATAAAAAAATTAAAGGATCTATAA
- a CDS encoding type II secretion system protein — protein sequence MKKAFTMVELIFVIVILGILAMVALPRLAGSKKDAEITRAKAEIAAIRSAIQTYRGANLLAQKGSGYPEKLDKKTIEEITNGTKLSEKYWSVSEGGNELYLTIGETITFTYDKTKGSLTCQASDTLCEKIEK from the coding sequence ATGAAAAAAGCATTTACAATGGTTGAGCTGATTTTTGTCATCGTTATACTAGGTATTCTCGCTATGGTGGCTCTACCACGCCTAGCAGGCAGTAAAAAAGATGCTGAAATAACAAGAGCAAAAGCCGAAATCGCTGCTATCAGATCTGCTATACAAACCTATCGTGGCGCAAATCTACTAGCTCAAAAGGGCAGCGGCTATCCTGAAAAACTAGATAAGAAAACAATAGAAGAGATCACAAACGGCACAAAACTAAGTGAGAAATATTGGAGTGTGAGCGAGGGCGGCAATGAACTTTATCTTACAATTGGTGAAACAATTACTTTTACTTACGATAAAACCAAAGGAAGCCTTACTTGCCAAGCCTCTGATACTTTGTGCGAAAAAATAGAGAAGTAA
- the priA gene encoding replication restart helicase PriA, producing MWNSSLFYYEIIITAHALAPLTYSCKRELEPFSEVLVELGNKQKKGYVYKQVGKPSFKCKEILSQTDFYLTAMQIQLLEFIASYYSSELGVAAGLFEPFCESKNILDSEFAGDFSALPELSELQNKALDFSLKNDVSLIFGDTGSGKSEIYISAIAKTLKTGKQALLLMPEIALTPQMQKRLEKYFSQGVGLWHSKIAKGKKERILKDFMSGKVRLIAGARSALFLPFTNLGLIIVDEEHDESYKNASKPCYNARDLAIWLAKNSKKSRIPSKKELSAENSRIPSSLDYDFEGIRTILGSATPSVVSYHKIPHFRLKGTFFTSSKEFLFDHSPLGLSNMIISHLAAVLEAKKQAVIFLPTRGNFKVLLCKDCGKSFSCPFCAVNMSLHKNANALKCHYCGFSSPLPSSCEHCGGSVLQSQKIGTSELKLMLESALPKAKIAKFDRDEITTAKKLETLLKDFNDGKIDILVGTQMLSKGHDYHNVELAVILGLDEHLAHADFRASEKTLALAMQIAGRAGRASHGKVIIQTAQQEFFKPYLSDFELFIKDELELREPLYPPFARLSRILISHANEQKAARITEQILAQLKSIENLEIIGHGKASIAYIASKFRYYILLRAHSHSPLLKAGNIALAYGATADIDPFNFN from the coding sequence ATATGGAATTCTAGTTTGTTTTACTACGAAATCATCATAACCGCTCACGCCCTAGCCCCACTTACTTACAGCTGTAAGCGCGAGCTAGAGCCTTTTAGCGAAGTTCTAGTAGAGCTTGGCAATAAGCAAAAAAAAGGCTATGTTTATAAGCAAGTGGGTAAACCAAGCTTTAAATGCAAAGAAATACTAAGCCAAACTGACTTTTATCTCACAGCCATGCAAATACAGCTTTTAGAGTTTATTGCAAGTTATTATTCTAGCGAACTAGGCGTGGCAGCAGGGCTTTTTGAGCCTTTTTGTGAGAGCAAAAATATTTTAGATAGCGAGTTTGCTGGTGATTTTAGCGCTTTGCCAGAACTAAGCGAGCTACAAAACAAAGCCCTTGATTTTAGCCTAAAAAACGATGTTAGCCTTATTTTTGGCGATACTGGCAGCGGCAAAAGTGAAATCTACATAAGCGCAATAGCAAAAACCCTAAAAACAGGCAAGCAAGCCCTACTTCTCATGCCTGAAATCGCCCTAACCCCACAAATGCAAAAACGCCTAGAAAAATACTTTAGCCAAGGCGTGGGGCTGTGGCATAGCAAAATCGCAAAAGGCAAAAAAGAAAGGATTTTAAAGGATTTTATGAGCGGCAAAGTCCGCCTAATAGCAGGTGCTCGCTCGGCTCTTTTTTTGCCATTTACAAACCTTGGGCTAATAATAGTAGATGAAGAACACGACGAGAGCTACAAAAACGCTAGCAAGCCTTGCTATAACGCAAGAGATTTGGCAATCTGGCTGGCTAAAAATAGCAAAAAATCTAGAATTCCTAGCAAAAAAGAACTTAGCGCAGAAAATTCTAGAATTCCTAGTAGCTTAGATTATGATTTTGAAGGCATTCGCACTATTTTAGGTTCAGCTACGCCAAGTGTGGTAAGCTATCACAAAATTCCACATTTTCGCCTAAAAGGCACCTTTTTTACCTCAAGCAAAGAGTTTCTTTTTGACCACTCGCCGCTAGGGCTTTCGAATATGATTATTTCGCATTTAGCAGCTGTTTTGGAGGCAAAAAAACAAGCCGTGATTTTTTTGCCAACTCGTGGCAATTTTAAGGTGCTGCTTTGTAAGGACTGTGGCAAAAGCTTTAGCTGTCCCTTTTGCGCTGTAAACATGAGCCTACACAAAAATGCAAATGCTCTTAAATGCCACTATTGCGGCTTTAGCTCGCCTTTGCCTAGCTCATGCGAGCACTGCGGTGGCTCAGTGCTACAAAGCCAAAAAATCGGTACCAGCGAGCTAAAACTCATGCTAGAATCAGCTCTACCAAAGGCAAAAATAGCAAAGTTTGATAGAGATGAGATAACCACAGCAAAAAAGCTTGAAACTTTGCTAAAAGACTTTAACGATGGCAAAATCGATATCTTGGTTGGCACGCAAATGCTAAGTAAGGGGCATGATTATCACAATGTAGAACTTGCTGTTATTTTGGGGCTTGATGAGCATTTGGCGCATGCTGATTTTAGAGCTAGTGAAAAGACCTTAGCACTTGCTATGCAAATAGCAGGCAGAGCTGGCAGAGCAAGCCACGGCAAGGTCATCATCCAGACCGCCCAGCAAGAGTTTTTTAAGCCGTATTTAAGCGACTTTGAGCTTTTTATAAAAGATGAGTTAGAGCTTAGAGAGCCTTTATATCCGCCCTTTGCTAGGCTCTCTCGCATTCTCATCTCGCACGCAAACGAGCAAAAAGCAGCTAGGATTACAGAGCAGATTTTAGCCCAGCTAAAAAGCATAGAAAACCTTGAAATCATCGGTCACGGCAAGGCCTCTATAGCCTACATCGCTAGTAAGTTTCGCTACTATATTTTGCTGCGCGCTCACTCTCACAGCCCACTTTTAAAAGCTGGAAATATCGCCCTAGCCTATGGCGCTACTGCTGATATTGATCCATTTAATTTTAATTAA
- the tlyA gene encoding 23S rRNA (cytidine-2'-O)-methyltransferase TlyA yields MRADARVAQVLNISRNKASELIKAQKIFAGGELISKPSQNLSLDNEIACDGEIFVGRGALKLKSFLEGQKISVKGKNALDIGSSTGGFAQVLLMSGASSVVCVDVGEGQLDSSLRADPRIICRESTDIRDFASTYCAGSFALITADLSFIPLSLVLPCIKTLANDEIIVLFKPQFEVGLKAKRDKKGVVCDQKAINEALADFNRLCADFGFKILAQENCAIKGKNGNQEIFFHLKV; encoded by the coding sequence ATGAGAGCAGATGCAAGAGTAGCACAGGTTTTAAATATCAGCAGAAACAAAGCTAGTGAGCTTATAAAAGCGCAAAAAATCTTTGCTGGCGGGGAGCTAATCTCAAAGCCCTCGCAAAATCTAAGCTTAGATAATGAAATTGCTTGTGATGGCGAGATTTTCGTAGGTCGTGGGGCTTTGAAGCTAAAGAGCTTTTTAGAGGGCCAAAAGATTAGCGTAAAGGGCAAAAACGCCCTTGATATAGGCTCAAGCACTGGTGGCTTTGCGCAGGTTTTGCTTATGAGTGGTGCTAGTAGTGTGGTGTGTGTGGATGTGGGCGAGGGACAGCTTGATAGCTCTTTAAGGGCTGATCCTCGCATTATTTGCCGTGAGAGTACGGATATTAGAGACTTTGCTAGCACTTATTGTGCTGGGAGCTTTGCTCTCATCACAGCTGATCTTAGCTTTATACCGCTTAGCTTGGTTCTGCCTTGTATCAAAACCCTTGCAAATGATGAAATAATCGTGCTTTTTAAGCCTCAGTTTGAAGTAGGTTTAAAGGCAAAAAGGGATAAAAAAGGCGTGGTTTGCGACCAAAAAGCCATAAATGAAGCACTAGCTGATTTTAACAGGCTTTGTGCTGATTTTGGCTTTAAAATACTAGCGCAAGAAAACTGCGCTATTAAAGGCAAAAACGGCAATCAAGAAATATTTTTTCACTTAAAAGTTTAG
- the ligA gene encoding NAD-dependent DNA ligase LigA, with protein MSEKDYLEAISTLKKWAKAYYTDDAPLATDAEYDELYHRILEFEEQNPLLISPDSPSIKVGGEVLESFEKSAHIAPMWSMEDIFNSSELKEWLERGSKADLELFVEPKFDGASLNLLYEDGKLIKAATRGDGKIGENVTHNAKVIASIPQQIAYKSRIEIRGEVVITKADFEKVNKSLLDAGLKPLANPRNAAAGSLRQLDSSVARSRRLRFYPWGVGENSLENEFNYTTHWQIMEFVRSLGFLRDDFCKLCVGFDEIQKAYKELLNAREQKEMLMDGMVVRVNKLNLAQNMGYTVKFPRFMVAYKFPPLELATTLKDVIWQVGRTGAITPVGVLEPVNIDGAMVSNATLHNAGEIKRLGLKIGDVISIIRSGDVIPKITGSLRRGEINKEISKDITPPSVCPCCGSELFSDGAILKCQNLECKERELGLLIYFASKKCMDIDGLGAAIITLLYESGRLRHIADIYRLDESSFAGLEGFKERKINNILSSIQKSKTPTLERFIASLGCELIGEVAARKIARAFGAEWLSASYDELIALDGFGENMAQSFLEFVRVNESKVRELLTFIQPVLPEALDTSGAVLNGKSVVITGTLKSPREAIKARLEALGAKVSSAVSARTDFLLAGEAAGSKLAKANELGVKIVNEEWLESLENS; from the coding sequence ATGAGCGAAAAAGATTATTTAGAAGCTATTAGCACGCTAAAAAAGTGGGCAAAGGCGTATTATACAGATGATGCCCCGCTTGCAACTGACGCTGAGTATGACGAGCTATATCACAGAATTCTAGAATTTGAAGAGCAAAATCCGCTTTTAATAAGCCCAGATAGCCCTAGCATAAAAGTAGGTGGCGAGGTGCTAGAAAGCTTTGAGAAATCAGCTCATATTGCGCCTATGTGGTCAATGGAGGATATTTTTAATTCTAGTGAGCTAAAAGAGTGGCTAGAGCGTGGGAGCAAGGCTGATTTAGAGCTTTTTGTAGAACCAAAGTTTGATGGTGCGAGCCTAAATCTACTCTACGAAGATGGCAAGCTAATCAAAGCTGCCACCAGAGGCGATGGTAAAATAGGCGAAAATGTAACTCACAACGCAAAAGTCATAGCCTCTATCCCTCAGCAAATCGCCTATAAATCTCGCATAGAAATCCGTGGCGAGGTAGTAATCACAAAGGCTGATTTTGAAAAAGTAAATAAAAGCTTGCTAGACGCTGGGCTAAAACCACTAGCAAATCCTAGAAACGCAGCCGCTGGCTCACTTCGGCAGCTTGATAGCAGCGTGGCTCGCTCTCGCAGACTGCGCTTTTATCCTTGGGGCGTGGGTGAAAACTCGCTAGAAAATGAGTTTAATTACACTACACACTGGCAGATTATGGAGTTTGTGCGCTCGCTTGGCTTTTTAAGAGATGATTTTTGTAAGCTTTGCGTGGGCTTTGATGAGATACAAAAAGCCTACAAAGAGCTTCTAAATGCAAGAGAGCAAAAAGAAATGCTAATGGATGGCATGGTCGTGCGTGTAAATAAGCTAAATTTGGCGCAAAATATGGGCTATACAGTTAAATTCCCTCGCTTTATGGTAGCTTATAAATTCCCGCCACTTGAGCTTGCTACTACGCTAAAAGATGTGATCTGGCAGGTAGGCAGGACTGGGGCTATTACGCCTGTGGGCGTGCTTGAGCCTGTAAATATAGATGGTGCGATGGTATCAAACGCTACTTTACACAATGCTGGCGAGATAAAAAGACTTGGACTAAAAATAGGCGATGTTATCAGCATAATCCGCTCAGGCGATGTTATACCAAAGATAACCGGTTCTTTGCGCAGGGGCGAAATAAACAAGGAAATAAGCAAGGATATAACTCCGCCTAGCGTGTGTCCGTGCTGTGGATCAGAGCTTTTTAGCGATGGGGCGATTTTAAAATGCCAAAATCTAGAGTGTAAAGAGCGTGAGTTAGGTTTGTTAATATATTTTGCTAGCAAAAAATGCATGGATATTGATGGGCTTGGAGCTGCGATTATTACTCTACTTTATGAGAGTGGCAGGCTAAGACATATCGCTGATATTTATAGGCTAGATGAGAGCTCTTTTGCTGGGTTAGAGGGCTTTAAAGAGCGTAAAATAAACAATATTTTATCAAGCATTCAAAAGAGTAAAACGCCTACTTTGGAGCGTTTTATAGCCTCGCTTGGCTGCGAGCTAATAGGCGAGGTGGCAGCTAGAAAAATCGCTAGAGCCTTTGGGGCTGAGTGGCTTAGTGCTAGCTATGATGAGCTAATAGCCCTTGATGGCTTTGGGGAAAATATGGCGCAGAGCTTTTTGGAGTTTGTGCGTGTAAATGAGAGTAAGGTGCGTGAGCTACTTACTTTTATACAGCCAGTTTTGCCTGAGGCGCTTGATACTAGCGGTGCTGTGTTAAATGGCAAAAGCGTAGTGATAACTGGCACGCTAAAAAGCCCAAGAGAGGCGATTAAAGCTAGACTTGAAGCCCTTGGGGCAAAAGTATCTAGCGCAGTCTCTGCTAGGACTGATTTTTTACTAGCAGGAGAGGCAGCTGGCTCAAAGCTAGCAAAAGCTAATGAGCTAGGTGTAAAAATCGTGAATGAAGAGTGGCTAGAGAGTTTGGAGAATTCTTGA
- the folP gene encoding dihydropteroate synthase, which yields MKIQKISAKSDFNALCAKLKVHKMGKKIMSEKKELHFFLIKEISLAAINILKQDALSCGAEVLSPENAILGGKELSQAVLIANEKQLKSLEKKEALQDFGLKELSRYLKLEFPNTKISPSPEIMGVLNMTDDSFNPKSRVDEKSIANRASQMIESGASWLDIGAASTRPDSVYIGARAEFERVKSAVDILKSSNIAKKAKLSIDTFDENCAKYALENGITLLNDISANPALAKIASEYGAKYCLMHGGIKGSSEPVNGDIIELVDEFFERKIKECENVGLKRENIILDIGIGFGKSHEQGLVLIKNLEHFLRFGCELLVGASRKSIINAYHPSSVENRLAGTLFLHQKAIENGASIIRVHDSLEHAQLLALHSAYKAL from the coding sequence ATGAAAATCCAAAAAATCTCAGCAAAAAGCGATTTTAACGCACTTTGCGCTAAGCTAAAAGTCCATAAAATGGGCAAGAAAATAATGAGCGAGAAAAAAGAACTACACTTTTTTCTTATAAAAGAAATAAGCTTAGCTGCTATAAATATCCTAAAACAAGATGCTCTAAGCTGCGGTGCTGAGGTACTAAGCCCAGAAAACGCGATACTTGGTGGCAAAGAGTTAAGCCAAGCGGTGCTAATAGCAAATGAAAAACAGCTAAAAAGTTTAGAGAAAAAAGAAGCCTTACAAGACTTTGGGCTAAAAGAGCTCTCACGCTATCTAAAACTAGAATTCCCAAATACAAAAATCTCTCCAAGCCCTGAAATAATGGGTGTGCTAAATATGACAGATGATAGCTTTAATCCTAAAAGCCGTGTGGATGAAAAAAGCATAGCAAATAGGGCTTCCCAGATGATAGAAAGTGGTGCTTCTTGGCTTGATATAGGCGCTGCTAGCACTCGCCCTGATAGCGTGTATATCGGTGCTAGAGCTGAGTTTGAGCGTGTAAAATCAGCAGTTGATATACTAAAAAGCTCAAATATTGCTAAAAAAGCAAAACTTAGCATAGACACCTTTGATGAAAACTGCGCTAAATACGCACTAGAAAACGGCATAACTTTGCTAAATGATATAAGCGCAAATCCTGCCCTTGCTAAAATTGCTAGCGAGTACGGCGCAAAATACTGCCTTATGCATGGCGGCATAAAAGGTAGCTCAGAGCCTGTAAATGGCGATATAATAGAGCTTGTTGATGAGTTTTTTGAAAGAAAAATCAAAGAATGCGAAAATGTAGGCTTAAAGCGAGAAAATATCATCTTAGATATCGGTATAGGCTTTGGCAAAAGTCATGAGCAAGGACTGGTGCTTATAAAAAACTTAGAGCATTTTTTGCGCTTTGGCTGTGAGCTGCTAGTTGGGGCAAGCCGCAAAAGCATAATAAACGCCTACCATCCAAGCAGCGTAGAAAACCGCCTTGCTGGCACTTTATTTTTACACCAAAAAGCCATAGAAAATGGAGCTAGTATAATTAGAGTTCATGACAGCTTAGAACATGCTCAGCTTTTAGCGCTGCATAGTGCCTACAAAGCACTTTAA